In the genome of Cuculus canorus isolate bCucCan1 chromosome 28, bCucCan1.pri, whole genome shotgun sequence, one region contains:
- the CFAP45 gene encoding cilia- and flagella-associated protein 45 isoform X1 produces MATAGGMPAALPRRCPRGRYRRRHRSPAVDETLFGEQRNLQQLSSDSPVVILRDVQTAPNVLPADGHKPETIRIITKDYIRDLIVPTENPAVSFIIGQEDLRRIKESARVLTTEERKAKLAALKAEKEAALCTHHGRGCASHTSADPRPGMSWAGPLGSPSPWEAMGERKSVAKHKALEQQQAEKLSELEEEARERAQRARERASRMRVEQEDEIKAFSELIHSAKCHMIRDAQVLEKQLIARELQEEEKRLDTMMEVERKKATEMQERLEERRKQELIRGRQELVQQIEKNAEERALRAEQQHREAQEMLKHLEKLKMEDLKETERKKEQQKKIQAEIKRINDENRRLKEEQREKERMADEEVLEYQRRKMEREAAYEAEQERIHREKEKEIAHLRAMQEKARDHQAEQDALRAKRSQEAAERQWRRKEKEVARKKAEMVEKLNRSHLEQIAQREHCMAVQVQQDRDDFQRILRAQREQIEKEKAEEARRAGLQLAHANDIRRQMEERRQQLVQEQAAAVEECRRLQDEARQRSQRIAQLKQQKIEELRACGIPDKYCTQLERRARSQASATPGQAQPHEEQTSGSPAT; encoded by the exons AACCTGCAGCAGTTGAGCTCCGACAGCCCCGTCGTGATCCTTCGAGATGTGCAAACCGCCCCCAACGTGTTGCCCGCCGATGGGCACAAGCCTGAGACCATCCGTATCATCACCAAGGACTACATCCGTGACCTCAT cgTCCCCACGGAGAACCCGGCAGTGTCCTTCATTATTGGTCAGGAGGATCTCCGGCGCATTAAGGAATCGGCTCGAGTCCTGACCACGGAGGAGCGTAAAGCCAAGCTGGCAGCCctcaaagcagagaaggaagctgCTCTC TGCACCCATCATGGCAGGGGCTGTGCATCCCACACCTCCGCTGATCCCCGACCTGGGATGAGCTGGGCAGGACCCCTGGGTTCCCCCAGTCCGTGG GAGGCGATGGGCGAGCGCAAGAGTGTGGCAAAGCACAaagctctggagcagcagcaggcagagaagctgagtgagctggaggaggaggcgCGGGAGCGAGCCCAGCGCGCGCGGGAGCGGGCGAGCAGGATGCGCGTGGAGCAGGAGGATGAGATCAAGGCGTTCAGTGAG CTGATCCATAGTGCCAAGTGCCACATGATCCGCGACGCTCAGGTCCTGGAGAAGCAGCTCATCGCGAGagagctgcaggaagaagagaagcGCCTGGACAcgatgatggaggtggagaggaaaaaggccACTGAGATGCAGGAGCgactggaggaaaggaggaagcaggAGCTGATCAG AGGGAGGCAAGAGCTTGTGCAGCAGATTGAGAAGAACGCAGAGGAGCGCGCTCTGAGAGCCGAGCAGCAGCACCGCGAGGCTCAGGAGATGCTGAAGCacctggagaagctgaagaTGGAGGACCTGAAG GAGACGGAGCGGAAAAAGgagcaacagaagaaaatccagGCTGAGATTAAACGCATCAACGACGAGAACCGAAGACTGAAGGAGGAGCAACgggagaaggagaggatggCGGACGAGGAGGTGCTCGAGTACCAGAGGCGGAAAATG GAGCGTGAGGCTGCCTACGAGGCCGAGCAGGAGAGGATCCATcgagagaaggagaaggagataGCACACTTGAGAGCCATGCAGGAGAAGGCCCGGGACCACCAGGCAGAGCAG GACGCGTTGAGAGCCAAGCGCAGCCAAGAGGCTGCCGAGCGCCAGTGGCGTcgaaaggagaaggaggtggcGAGGAAGAAGGCTGAGATGGTGGAGAAGCTGAATCGGAGCCACTTGGAGCAGATCGCCCAGCGGGAGCACTGCATGGCGGTCCAGGTGCAGCAGGACCGCGACGACTTCCAGAGGATCCTCAG GGCTCAGAGGGAGCAGATAGAGAAGGAGAAGGCGGAGGAGGCGCGGAGGGCAGGCCTGCAGCTCGCCCACGCCAACGACATCCGGCGGCAGATGGAGGAGCGGCGGCAGCAGCTGGTGCAGGAGCAGGCGGCCGCCGTCGAGGAGTGCCGGCGGCTGCAGGACGAGGCTCGCCAGCGCAGCCAGCGCATCGCCCAGCTCAAGCAACAGAAGATCGAGGAGCTGAG agcctgtgGCATCCCGGACAAGTATTGCACGCAGCTGGAGCGGAGAGCCCGGAGCCAAGCAAGCGCGACCCCTGGCCAGGCTCAGCCCCACGAGGAGCAGACCTCCGGTTCTCCAGCGACTTAG
- the VSIG8 gene encoding V-set and immunoglobulin domain-containing protein 8 isoform X1, whose translation MAGHGASLLLLLGLMPALLSAVRINSPGREVLFLAKGDSVKLGCPYVLDPEDNGPQGLGIEWIQITPERTGPEKVFLSYHDHHVDYGSGSGLQDRVAFVQSDPSQYDASISLANVQESDTGTYQCRVKKNTIAVHEVIVTVQEKPAPPQCWFEGELVEGSSLLLRCYSRGGASPLAYQWAKLADSYSGGHLPSGTIQGRAPGDLLIRSLTKAHGGIYQCRVTNRVGYSVCQLNINLAPSCAPTAGGRQAGIIVGSILGSLLLLSLLGLLIWALICRYRQKECQRACSDCRSSTGGTMTRSCNVCTHHSYSPHGISYMQCQHGDGGDERAAALICNDGIRHQVACPAL comes from the exons ATGGCAGGGCACGGCGccagcctgctcctgctcctgggtCTCATGCCAG CTCTGCTCAGCGCCGTCAGGATCAACAGCCCCGGCCGGGAGGTGCTCTTTCTGGCCAAGGGCGACTCGGTGAAGCTGGGCTGTCCCTACGTCCTCGACCCTGAAGACAACGGTCCCCAAGGTCTGGGAATCGAGTGGATCCAAATCACCCCCGAGAGAACCGGCCCCGAGAAAGTG TTCCTGTCCTACCACGACCACCACGTGGACTACGGCAGCGGTTCGGGGCTGCAGGACCGCGTGGCCTTCGTGCAGAGCGACCCCAGCCAATACGACGCCTCCATCAGTTTGGCCAACGTTCAAGAATCCGACACCGGCACCTACCAGTGCCGGGTGAAGAAAAACACTATCGCCGTGCACGAAGTCATCGTCACCGTGCAAG AGAAGCCGGCGCCGCCGCAGTGCTGGTTCGAGGGGGAGCTGGTGGAAGGCAGCAGCCTTCTGCTGCGCTGCTACAGCCGCGGCGGCGCCTCGCCGCTCGCCTACCAGTGGGCCAAATTGGCCGACAGCTACAGCGGAGGACATCTGCCCTCTGGCACCATCCAAG GACGCGCTCCTGGCGACCTGCTCATCCGTAGCCTGACCAAGGCGCACGGCGGCATCTACCAGTGCCGCGTCACCAACCGCGTGGGCTACTCCGTGTGCCAACTCAACATCAACCTAGCGCCAA GCTGTGCTCCCACCGCAGGAGGAAGGCAGGCGGGCATCATCGTGGGCTCCATCCTgggctccctgctgctcctcagccttctcGGGCTCCTCATCTGGGCGCTGATCTGCCGCTACCGCCAAAAGGAGTGCCAACGCGCCTGCAGCGACTGCAG GAGCAGCACCGGCGGCACCATGACCCGCAGCTGCAACGTCTGCACCCACCACAGCTATTCGCCGCACGGCATCAGCTACATGCAGTGCCAACACGGCGACGGCGGCGACGAGCGAGCGGCCGCGCTCATCTGCAACGACGGAATCCGGCACCAGGTCGCCTGTCCCGCGCTGTGA
- the CFAP45 gene encoding cilia- and flagella-associated protein 45 isoform X2: MATAGGMPAALPRRCPRGRYRRRHRSPAVDETLFGEQRNLQQLSSDSPVVILRDVQTAPNVLPADGHKPETIRIITKDYIRDLIVPTENPAVSFIIGQEDLRRIKESARVLTTEERKAKLAALKAEKEAALEAMGERKSVAKHKALEQQQAEKLSELEEEARERAQRARERASRMRVEQEDEIKAFSELIHSAKCHMIRDAQVLEKQLIARELQEEEKRLDTMMEVERKKATEMQERLEERRKQELIRGRQELVQQIEKNAEERALRAEQQHREAQEMLKHLEKLKMEDLKETERKKEQQKKIQAEIKRINDENRRLKEEQREKERMADEEVLEYQRRKMEREAAYEAEQERIHREKEKEIAHLRAMQEKARDHQAEQDALRAKRSQEAAERQWRRKEKEVARKKAEMVEKLNRSHLEQIAQREHCMAVQVQQDRDDFQRILRAQREQIEKEKAEEARRAGLQLAHANDIRRQMEERRQQLVQEQAAAVEECRRLQDEARQRSQRIAQLKQQKIEELRACGIPDKYCTQLERRARSQASATPGQAQPHEEQTSGSPAT, translated from the exons AACCTGCAGCAGTTGAGCTCCGACAGCCCCGTCGTGATCCTTCGAGATGTGCAAACCGCCCCCAACGTGTTGCCCGCCGATGGGCACAAGCCTGAGACCATCCGTATCATCACCAAGGACTACATCCGTGACCTCAT cgTCCCCACGGAGAACCCGGCAGTGTCCTTCATTATTGGTCAGGAGGATCTCCGGCGCATTAAGGAATCGGCTCGAGTCCTGACCACGGAGGAGCGTAAAGCCAAGCTGGCAGCCctcaaagcagagaaggaagctgCTCTC GAGGCGATGGGCGAGCGCAAGAGTGTGGCAAAGCACAaagctctggagcagcagcaggcagagaagctgagtgagctggaggaggaggcgCGGGAGCGAGCCCAGCGCGCGCGGGAGCGGGCGAGCAGGATGCGCGTGGAGCAGGAGGATGAGATCAAGGCGTTCAGTGAG CTGATCCATAGTGCCAAGTGCCACATGATCCGCGACGCTCAGGTCCTGGAGAAGCAGCTCATCGCGAGagagctgcaggaagaagagaagcGCCTGGACAcgatgatggaggtggagaggaaaaaggccACTGAGATGCAGGAGCgactggaggaaaggaggaagcaggAGCTGATCAG AGGGAGGCAAGAGCTTGTGCAGCAGATTGAGAAGAACGCAGAGGAGCGCGCTCTGAGAGCCGAGCAGCAGCACCGCGAGGCTCAGGAGATGCTGAAGCacctggagaagctgaagaTGGAGGACCTGAAG GAGACGGAGCGGAAAAAGgagcaacagaagaaaatccagGCTGAGATTAAACGCATCAACGACGAGAACCGAAGACTGAAGGAGGAGCAACgggagaaggagaggatggCGGACGAGGAGGTGCTCGAGTACCAGAGGCGGAAAATG GAGCGTGAGGCTGCCTACGAGGCCGAGCAGGAGAGGATCCATcgagagaaggagaaggagataGCACACTTGAGAGCCATGCAGGAGAAGGCCCGGGACCACCAGGCAGAGCAG GACGCGTTGAGAGCCAAGCGCAGCCAAGAGGCTGCCGAGCGCCAGTGGCGTcgaaaggagaaggaggtggcGAGGAAGAAGGCTGAGATGGTGGAGAAGCTGAATCGGAGCCACTTGGAGCAGATCGCCCAGCGGGAGCACTGCATGGCGGTCCAGGTGCAGCAGGACCGCGACGACTTCCAGAGGATCCTCAG GGCTCAGAGGGAGCAGATAGAGAAGGAGAAGGCGGAGGAGGCGCGGAGGGCAGGCCTGCAGCTCGCCCACGCCAACGACATCCGGCGGCAGATGGAGGAGCGGCGGCAGCAGCTGGTGCAGGAGCAGGCGGCCGCCGTCGAGGAGTGCCGGCGGCTGCAGGACGAGGCTCGCCAGCGCAGCCAGCGCATCGCCCAGCTCAAGCAACAGAAGATCGAGGAGCTGAG agcctgtgGCATCCCGGACAAGTATTGCACGCAGCTGGAGCGGAGAGCCCGGAGCCAAGCAAGCGCGACCCCTGGCCAGGCTCAGCCCCACGAGGAGCAGACCTCCGGTTCTCCAGCGACTTAG
- the VSIG8 gene encoding V-set and immunoglobulin domain-containing protein 8 isoform X2: MAGHGASLLLLLGLMPALLSAVRINSPGREVLFLAKGDSVKLGCPYVLDPEDNGPQGLGIEWIQITPERTGPEKVFLSYHDHHVDYGSGSGLQDRVAFVQSDPSQYDASISLANVQESDTGTYQCRVKKNTIAVHEVIVTVQEKPAPPQCWFEGELVEGSSLLLRCYSRGGASPLAYQWAKLADSYSGGHLPSGTIQGRAPGDLLIRSLTKAHGGIYQCRVTNRVGYSVCQLNINLAPRGRQAGIIVGSILGSLLLLSLLGLLIWALICRYRQKECQRACSDCRSSTGGTMTRSCNVCTHHSYSPHGISYMQCQHGDGGDERAAALICNDGIRHQVACPAL, translated from the exons ATGGCAGGGCACGGCGccagcctgctcctgctcctgggtCTCATGCCAG CTCTGCTCAGCGCCGTCAGGATCAACAGCCCCGGCCGGGAGGTGCTCTTTCTGGCCAAGGGCGACTCGGTGAAGCTGGGCTGTCCCTACGTCCTCGACCCTGAAGACAACGGTCCCCAAGGTCTGGGAATCGAGTGGATCCAAATCACCCCCGAGAGAACCGGCCCCGAGAAAGTG TTCCTGTCCTACCACGACCACCACGTGGACTACGGCAGCGGTTCGGGGCTGCAGGACCGCGTGGCCTTCGTGCAGAGCGACCCCAGCCAATACGACGCCTCCATCAGTTTGGCCAACGTTCAAGAATCCGACACCGGCACCTACCAGTGCCGGGTGAAGAAAAACACTATCGCCGTGCACGAAGTCATCGTCACCGTGCAAG AGAAGCCGGCGCCGCCGCAGTGCTGGTTCGAGGGGGAGCTGGTGGAAGGCAGCAGCCTTCTGCTGCGCTGCTACAGCCGCGGCGGCGCCTCGCCGCTCGCCTACCAGTGGGCCAAATTGGCCGACAGCTACAGCGGAGGACATCTGCCCTCTGGCACCATCCAAG GACGCGCTCCTGGCGACCTGCTCATCCGTAGCCTGACCAAGGCGCACGGCGGCATCTACCAGTGCCGCGTCACCAACCGCGTGGGCTACTCCGTGTGCCAACTCAACATCAACCTAGCGCCAA GAGGAAGGCAGGCGGGCATCATCGTGGGCTCCATCCTgggctccctgctgctcctcagccttctcGGGCTCCTCATCTGGGCGCTGATCTGCCGCTACCGCCAAAAGGAGTGCCAACGCGCCTGCAGCGACTGCAG GAGCAGCACCGGCGGCACCATGACCCGCAGCTGCAACGTCTGCACCCACCACAGCTATTCGCCGCACGGCATCAGCTACATGCAGTGCCAACACGGCGACGGCGGCGACGAGCGAGCGGCCGCGCTCATCTGCAACGACGGAATCCGGCACCAGGTCGCCTGTCCCGCGCTGTGA
- the SDHC gene encoding succinate dehydrogenase cytochrome b560 subunit, mitochondrial isoform X2, with protein MGTTAKEEMAHFWEKNTKSNRPLSPHVTIYKWSLPMAMSITHRGTGVALSLGVSLFGLAALLLPEQFPHYLAMVKSLSLGPALIYSAKFALAFPFTYHTWNGVRHLAWDLGKGFKIPQVNQSGVLVLILTLLSSAGLAAM; from the exons ATGGGAACGACGGCCAAGGAGGAGATGGCCCACTTCTGGGAGAAGAACACTAAGTCCAACCGCCCCTTGTCCCCTCACGTCACCATTTACAA gtggtccctgcccatggcgatGTCCATCACGCATCGCGGCACTGGCGTTGCGCTCAGCTTAG GAGTCTCCCTCTTCGGcctggctgctctgctgttgcCAGAGCAGTTTCCCCACTACTTGGCCATGGTGAAATCCCTCAGCCTGGGGCCTGCGCTCATCTACTCTGCTAAGTTCGCTCTGGCTTTCCCCTTCACGTACCACACCTGGAATGGAGTCCGGCACCTT gcCTGGGACTTGGGGAAGGGGTTCAAGATCCCCCAGGTCAACCAGTCCGGTGTGCTGGTCCTGATCCTGaccctgctctcctctgccGGCCTTGCAGCGATGTGA
- the CFAP126 gene encoding protein Flattop, with amino-acid sequence MAGAGQYEDAFRPHRLQNWTVAHPGPQRPLPREGSTRIIADDRGHLLPSASRSQASPWGTFVGTWEMPARIPPVRLDLTSRSATAAARLTEWVRQPTALTRARNGLRTEITGKPQVLRSDVQTAKEPSQRSVPASTEEIQLAGLSLGVTLEAPPDPRAEAPAATSLWHECCCPELASLEPPALLQPRCQSRCSHEPTVTDQRGDTGSPQTPTSNRPASREANTPQAIAPPGPNPSRGHGSYGLGASPRVGCGGSAAGARAGQTPQL; translated from the exons ATGGCGGGCGCGGGGCAG TACGAGGACGCCTTCAGGCCCCACCGCCTGCAGAACTGGACCGTGGCCCATCCCGGCCCGCAG CGCCCTTTGCCGCGGGAGGGTTCCACGCGGATCATTGCCGATGACCGGGGGCATCTGCTGCCCTCCGCGTCGCGCTCCCAG GCCTCCCCATGGGGGACATTCGTGGGGACGTGGGAGATGCCGGCGAGGATTCCCCCGGTCAGGTTGGACCTGACCTCCCGCTCGGCCACGGCGGCTGCCCGGCTCACCGAGTGGGTCCGGCAGCCCACGGCGCTGACCCGCGCCCGCAACGGCCTCCGTACTGAGATCACCGGCAAG CCCCAGGTGCTTCGCTCCGATGTGCAAACTGCCAAGGAACCTTCCCAAAGGAGCGTGCCGGCATCCACGGAGGAGATCCAGCTCGCCGGGCTCTCTCTGGGGGTGACACTGGAAGCGCCACCGGACCCCAGAGCAGAAGCCCCGGCTGCGACATCGCTCTGGCATGAATGCTGCTGCCCAGAACTCGCATCCCTGGAGCCTCCAGCTTTGCTCCAACCTCGCTGCCAAAGCCGGTGTTCCCACGAGCCCACGGTGACAGACCAACGCGGGGACACCGGCTCGCCCCAAACGCCAACCTCCAACCGCCCCGCTTCGAGGGAGGCCAACACTCCGCAAGCCATCGCGCCACCGGGCCCCAATCCCAGCCGGGGGCACGGATCCTACGGGCTCGGAGCATCACCGCGGGTGGGATGTGGAGGATCGGCTGCGGGCGCGAGAGCTGGGCAGACACCTCAGCTCTGA
- the SDHC gene encoding succinate dehydrogenase cytochrome b560 subunit, mitochondrial isoform X1 — MAALALRCVGRRCLLARLGPGLSVRHIIPMGTTAKEEMAHFWEKNTKSNRPLSPHVTIYKWSLPMAMSITHRGTGVALSLGVSLFGLAALLLPEQFPHYLAMVKSLSLGPALIYSAKFALAFPFTYHTWNGVRHLAWDLGKGFKIPQVNQSGVLVLILTLLSSAGLAAM; from the exons ATGGCGGCACTGGCGCTGAG ATGCGTCGGTCGGCGATGCCTGCTGGCTCGGCTCGGCCCCGGCCTCTCCGTGCGACA CATTATCCCGATGGGAACGACGGCCAAGGAGGAGATGGCCCACTTCTGGGAGAAGAACACTAAGTCCAACCGCCCCTTGTCCCCTCACGTCACCATTTACAA gtggtccctgcccatggcgatGTCCATCACGCATCGCGGCACTGGCGTTGCGCTCAGCTTAG GAGTCTCCCTCTTCGGcctggctgctctgctgttgcCAGAGCAGTTTCCCCACTACTTGGCCATGGTGAAATCCCTCAGCCTGGGGCCTGCGCTCATCTACTCTGCTAAGTTCGCTCTGGCTTTCCCCTTCACGTACCACACCTGGAATGGAGTCCGGCACCTT gcCTGGGACTTGGGGAAGGGGTTCAAGATCCCCCAGGTCAACCAGTCCGGTGTGCTGGTCCTGATCCTGaccctgctctcctctgccGGCCTTGCAGCGATGTGA
- the MPZ gene encoding LOW QUALITY PROTEIN: myelin protein P0 (The sequence of the model RefSeq protein was modified relative to this genomic sequence to represent the inferred CDS: substituted 1 base at 1 genomic stop codon), with protein sequence MSQGTGGSGCLLLAGLLSVLGPALSIHVYTQREVHGTVGSHVTLSCSFWSSEWISEDISITWHFQAEGSRDSISIFHYAKGQPYIDDVGTFKERMEWVGNPYRKDGSIVIHNLDYTDNGTFTCDVKNPPDIVGKSSQVTLYVFEKVPTRYGVVLGSIVGGALLLVALAVALAYLLRYCWLRRQVALQRRLSAMEKGKLQRSAKDASKRSRQAPVLYAMLDHSRSAKAAGEKKAKGAPGESRKDKKXRLAGREGTAGAGDGAPRPPKVVMTIEMELRGQGAEAARPPPAARSPSRGSLKSALMSIIHPNAGP encoded by the exons ATGTCGCAGGGCACCGGGGGCAGCGGCTGCCTCCTCCTCGCCGGACTCCTCTCGGTGCTGG GGCCGGCGTTGTCCATCCACGTCTACACGCAACGGGAGGTGCACGGCACCGTCGGCTCCCACGTCACCCTCTCCTGCAGCTTCTGGTCCAGCGAGTGGATCTCCGAGGACATCTCCATCACTTGGCACTTCCAAGCCGAGGGCTCCCGCGACAGCATCTCC ATATTCCACTACGCCAAGGGCCAGCCCTACATCGATGACGTGGGCACCTTCAAAGAGCGGATGGAGTGGGTGGGCAACCCCTACCGCAAGGATGGCTCCATCGTCATCCACAACCTGGACTACACCGACAACGGCACCTTCACCTGCGACGTCAAGAACCCTCCGGACATCGTCGGCAAGTCTTCCCAGGTCACGCTCTACGTCTTCGAGAAAG TGCCCACCCGCTACGGCGTGGTGTTGGGTTCCATCGTGGGCGGCGCGCTGCTGCTGGTGGCCCTGGCGGTGGCCCTCGCCTATCTCCTGCGCTACTGCTGGCTGCGGCGGCAGGTCGCCCTGCAGCGACGGCTGAG CGCCATGGAGAAGGGCAAGCTGCAGCGATCGGCCAAGGACGCGTCCAAGCGCAGCCGGCAG GCGCCCGTGCTCTACGCCATGCTGGACCACAGCCGCAGCGCCAAGGCGGCCGGCGAGAAGAAAGCCAAGGGAGCCCCGGGCGAGTCCCGCAAGGATAAGAAATAGCGGTTAGCGGGCAGGGAAGGTACCGCGGGAGCGGGCGACGGGGCTCCTCGACCCCCCAAAGTGGTGATGACCATCGAGATGGAGCTGCGAGGCCAAGGCGCCGAggccgcccgcccgccgcccgccgcccgctcCCCGAGCCGGGGCAGCCTCAAGAGCGCCCTGATGAGCATCATCCACCCCAACGCGGGGCCTTGA